In Geminocystis sp. NIES-3708, a single window of DNA contains:
- a CDS encoding ATP-binding protein, with the protein MTKNFTPSLLAFKGQVIQAQYQDPLLSIYRNNPLIEALPTILSEEEAMVRLAYYPEYDTGERTLPNHLRLHLLQNVQQFVEPLPIHLDLEQRFSRMIRSGYRSRNPLTPEFRQQFHQPFQLSDSGEFSNLNIRSTATGFTIMGISGIGKTTAIRSILSLYPQVIIHNQYQGQNFTLMQVVWLNLECPHDGSIKGLCFNFFQAIDELLGTNYSKNFSKARCTIDQLIPIMARIASLHCIGVLVIDEIQHLSEAKSGGSRKMLNFFVQLVNTIGIPVVLVGTYKAMSILSGEFRQTRRGSGQGDLIWDRMEEDDIWQLFVESLWRYQYLKQFTPLNETLTHSLYDVSQGITDFAVKVYLLAQVRAITTEKEKITEGIIRSVAKDSLRLARPILEALKNKNIQILQTVEDVHPIDITDYLQQAQEKVAIAGKIKSSPIIRQQNPASMQQNSEDENVYRTVSVSEKSPQQIKHPKSPVEVQGLIKLIESNNDQNLTNYELLKQGGYIRSVTEYLMEVNSL; encoded by the coding sequence ATGACTAAAAATTTCACCCCATCACTTCTAGCTTTTAAAGGACAAGTAATTCAGGCACAATATCAAGATCCTTTACTCTCTATCTATCGTAATAATCCTTTAATTGAAGCATTACCGACCATATTATCGGAGGAGGAAGCAATGGTTCGTTTAGCTTATTATCCCGAATATGATACTGGTGAGCGTACATTACCAAACCATTTACGTTTACATCTATTACAAAATGTTCAGCAGTTTGTTGAACCATTGCCTATTCACTTGGATTTGGAGCAGAGATTTTCTCGAATGATACGATCAGGTTATCGTTCCCGAAATCCCCTTACCCCAGAATTTCGTCAACAATTTCATCAACCATTTCAACTATCAGATTCAGGGGAATTCTCAAATCTCAATATTCGTTCCACTGCAACGGGATTCACGATTATGGGAATAAGTGGGATAGGTAAAACTACTGCTATTCGGTCTATTTTATCCTTATATCCTCAAGTAATTATTCATAATCAATATCAAGGACAAAATTTTACTCTAATGCAGGTTGTTTGGTTAAACTTGGAATGTCCTCATGATGGATCGATTAAAGGATTATGTTTCAATTTTTTTCAAGCTATTGATGAATTGTTAGGCACTAATTACTCAAAAAATTTTTCAAAAGCACGTTGCACCATAGATCAATTAATTCCAATTATGGCAAGGATCGCATCTCTCCATTGTATCGGAGTGTTAGTCATTGATGAGATTCAACATCTCAGTGAAGCTAAAAGTGGCGGATCTCGTAAAATGCTCAATTTTTTTGTTCAATTAGTTAATACGATCGGAATTCCTGTTGTTCTTGTTGGCACATATAAGGCAATGTCAATTCTTAGTGGTGAATTTCGACAAACTCGCCGAGGTAGTGGGCAAGGTGATCTGATTTGGGATCGCATGGAAGAAGATGATATTTGGCAATTATTTGTGGAATCTTTATGGCGATACCAGTACTTAAAACAGTTTACTCCTCTCAATGAAACTTTAACTCATAGCCTATATGATGTTAGTCAAGGAATAACGGATTTTGCGGTGAAGGTTTATCTTCTTGCTCAAGTTAGAGCAATTACCACCGAGAAAGAAAAAATAACTGAAGGTATTATTCGCTCCGTAGCCAAAGATAGTTTACGTTTAGCCAGACCTATTTTAGAGGCGTTGAAAAATAAAAACATTCAAATCTTACAAACGGTGGAGGATGTTCACCCTATCGATATTACAGATTATCTTCAACAAGCACAGGAAAAAGTTGCGATCGCAGGAAAAATCAAATCCTCCCCAATTATTCGCCAACAAAATCCTGCATCTATGCAACAAAATTCTGAAGATGAAAATGTGTATCGGACTGTATCTGTATCAGAAAAATCACCACAACAAATAAAACACCCTAAATCCCCCGTCGAAGTACAAGGATTAATAAAACTTATCGAATCTAATAATGATCAAAACTTGACAAACTATGAACTTTTAAAACAAGGGGGTTATATCCGTTCAGTAACAGAATATCTTATGGAGGTAAATAGCTTATGA
- a CDS encoding TnsD family Tn7-like transposition protein codes for MIGFFPDPYPDELLCSISARYQKIVQYETELIAVQDLFGVVKGNFVVDLPNRLQYLLDHLPKGHNYCFESLIYNNTLFPFYSPFLTKERKTRIFEEMAGSYKIGVHKLLGLTSSTIPLQKYMRYCPLCVQEDKDTYGETYWHRSHQIDGIDICAKHRVFLEQTNIFCRNRDLYRNRFLAAEQAITDISEPRPLNLSDEYHFIIDRIASLVQSLFVEYEYFSDCYSDQTINRYRSIFIERDLASYSGRIRVEKLIISFMEKYPDQLLQRLGLEINPKEPHNWLSLFFRPSSGIQHPLKHLLLLDFLEIHPLNFFQLPENYRPFGEANWPCLNPVCPDYKQMVISDYHSKPYYCKKTKIVKPIGTFSCPVCQFTYQRVGPDVSLSDRFQFYLISFHGKIWDDNLVKLWNDFSITQKEITKKLGLDWRTIEKHAIRLDLSIPRDCRYKTRTREDKKILLVSLKKQCSTVNSEKLDSYRTSFLEILKDNEGITRTQLKEIFYREYNWLSENDRPWLEANLPPSKKRYYGDSYESYWHERDLLIVNQIPDVVVKIKQISKPRPIRITLALIGRELGCKSTLQTKLSKLPKTKKLLDEVIETLEQFSIRRIWWAFDLFNQEKICPTKSQFLLKLNFEQSVKEKPLIQKNVSEALQLLDVYR; via the coding sequence ATGATTGGTTTTTTCCCAGACCCTTATCCCGATGAATTACTTTGTAGCATTAGTGCCAGATACCAAAAAATAGTTCAATACGAAACAGAACTAATAGCGGTACAGGATTTATTTGGAGTTGTTAAGGGTAATTTTGTGGTAGATTTGCCCAATCGCTTACAATATTTACTGGATCATTTGCCAAAAGGGCATAACTATTGTTTTGAATCTCTGATCTACAACAATACATTATTTCCCTTCTATAGTCCTTTTCTAACAAAAGAGAGAAAGACGAGAATTTTTGAAGAAATGGCAGGTAGTTATAAGATAGGAGTTCATAAGTTATTAGGATTAACGTCCAGTACGATTCCCTTACAAAAATACATGAGATATTGCCCATTATGTGTTCAAGAAGATAAAGATACTTACGGAGAAACCTATTGGCATCGATCGCACCAAATTGACGGTATTGATATTTGTGCAAAGCATAGAGTGTTTTTAGAACAGACGAATATCTTTTGTAGAAACAGAGATTTGTACCGTAACCGATTTTTGGCTGCGGAACAAGCCATTACAGATATAAGTGAGCCTAGACCATTGAATTTGTCCGATGAATATCATTTTATTATTGATCGTATAGCAAGTTTGGTGCAAAGTTTATTTGTTGAATACGAGTATTTTTCCGATTGTTATTCAGATCAGACAATAAATCGGTATCGTAGTATTTTCATAGAAAGAGATTTAGCTTCTTACTCTGGAAGAATTCGAGTCGAAAAACTCATAATCAGTTTTATGGAGAAATATCCTGATCAATTGTTGCAACGATTAGGATTGGAAATTAATCCCAAAGAGCCACATAATTGGCTATCACTATTTTTTAGACCATCAAGCGGAATTCAACACCCTCTTAAACATCTTCTGCTATTAGATTTTCTGGAAATACATCCCCTCAATTTCTTTCAACTACCAGAAAACTATCGCCCTTTTGGAGAAGCAAATTGGCCCTGTCTTAATCCCGTTTGTCCTGATTATAAGCAAATGGTTATATCTGACTATCACTCAAAACCATATTATTGTAAGAAAACTAAAATAGTTAAACCTATCGGCACTTTTAGTTGTCCTGTTTGCCAATTTACTTATCAACGTGTCGGTCCAGATGTAAGTTTAAGTGATAGATTTCAATTCTACTTGATTTCATTTCACGGTAAAATTTGGGATGATAACTTAGTCAAATTATGGAATGATTTCAGTATTACTCAAAAAGAAATAACGAAAAAATTAGGGCTTGATTGGAGAACTATTGAAAAACATGCAATAAGGCTTGATTTGTCTATTCCTCGTGATTGTCGATACAAAACTAGAACAAGAGAAGATAAGAAGATCTTGTTAGTATCACTGAAGAAACAATGCTCAACAGTTAACTCAGAAAAGTTAGACTCGTATCGTACTTCTTTTTTGGAAATATTAAAAGACAATGAGGGCATAACCCGAACACAACTCAAAGAAATTTTTTATCGGGAGTATAACTGGCTTAGTGAAAATGATCGTCCGTGGTTAGAAGCTAATTTACCTCCTAGCAAGAAGCGATACTATGGTGATTCCTACGAAAGTTATTGGCACGAGCGAGACTTGTTAATAGTTAATCAAATTCCTGATGTAGTCGTAAAAATAAAACAAATATCGAAACCAAGGCCAATTAGAATTACATTAGCTTTAATTGGTAGAGAACTAGGTTGCAAAAGCACTTTACAAACTAAATTATCTAAGCTGCCGAAAACGAAAAAATTATTAGATGAGGTTATTGAAACTCTTGAACAATTTAGCATTCGTCGTATATGGTGGGCATTTGATTTGTTTAATCAAGAAAAAATATGCCCTACAAAAAGTCAGTTTTTACTCAAGCTGAATTTTGAGCAGAGTGTAAAAGAAAAACCCCTTATTCAAAAAAATGTCAGTGAAGCTCTTCAACTTCTTGATGTATATAGATAA